A genomic segment from Streptomyces sp. NBC_01233 encodes:
- a CDS encoding thiazolylpeptide-type bacteriocin: MEKSPLASLADEILELESETFEISDYSDASEVVLAGSTSCSSTSTCSSTTSTTSCSA, translated from the coding sequence ATGGAGAAGTCGCCGCTCGCCTCGCTCGCGGACGAGATCCTGGAGCTGGAGTCCGAGACCTTCGAGATCTCGGACTACTCGGACGCCAGCGAGGTCGTGCTCGCCGGTTCCACGAGCTGCAGCTCCACCTCGACGTGTTCCTCGACCACCAGCACCACCTCCTGCTCCGCCTGA
- a CDS encoding amidohydrolase gives MTGHAPAPLALARLDAHLRDMTTFYLELHRDPELSGAERRTAERFARRLESAGCATTRGIGGHGVAGVLRNGDGPTVLLRAELDALPVRETSGLPYAADGEAAHACGHDLHLATAAGTAALLAGAPQAWRGTLLVVGQPAEETLEGARAMLADGLYRRFGRPDEALAQHAAPLPAGMVAHAYGPVTAGSVTFRVVVHGRGGHAGAPHLAVDPVVAAAHVVTRLQTVVAREAAPAEQVAVTVGSFRAGDRANVIPDRAELALTVRAVSESSLARAAESVERIVRAECAAAACPREPEIVRTSASPVTHPDPGATAALREAHAAEFGPERVTMWPPSLATEDFALFGDAGLDVHGERGIRLGYWMLGTVGPAAWSRAPGTTAAEKLAALPANHAPDFAPDARTALPAGIRALTSAALARLGPP, from the coding sequence ATGACCGGCCACGCACCCGCACCGCTCGCCCTCGCCCGACTGGACGCGCACCTGCGCGACATGACGACGTTCTACCTGGAACTGCACCGGGATCCGGAGCTGTCCGGAGCGGAACGGCGCACCGCGGAACGTTTCGCCCGGCGACTGGAGTCGGCGGGCTGCGCGACCACGCGCGGCATCGGCGGACACGGCGTCGCCGGGGTGCTGCGCAACGGCGACGGCCCCACGGTCCTGCTGCGGGCCGAACTCGACGCCCTGCCCGTGCGGGAGACGAGCGGGCTGCCGTACGCGGCCGACGGCGAGGCGGCCCACGCCTGCGGGCACGATCTGCACCTGGCCACGGCGGCGGGCACCGCCGCGCTGCTGGCCGGCGCGCCACAGGCCTGGCGCGGCACCCTCCTGGTGGTGGGACAGCCGGCCGAGGAGACCCTCGAAGGGGCCCGGGCGATGCTGGCCGACGGCCTCTACCGGCGGTTCGGCCGCCCGGACGAGGCCCTCGCCCAGCACGCCGCGCCGCTGCCGGCCGGGATGGTCGCGCACGCGTACGGGCCCGTGACGGCCGGCAGCGTCACCTTCCGGGTGGTCGTGCACGGCCGGGGCGGGCACGCGGGCGCCCCGCACCTCGCCGTGGACCCCGTGGTGGCGGCGGCCCACGTGGTGACCCGGCTCCAGACGGTGGTGGCGCGGGAGGCCGCCCCGGCGGAGCAGGTGGCGGTGACCGTCGGCTCGTTCCGGGCCGGCGACCGGGCGAACGTCATTCCGGACCGCGCCGAACTGGCCCTCACCGTCAGGGCGGTGAGCGAGTCCTCGCTGGCCCGGGCGGCCGAGTCCGTCGAGCGGATCGTCCGCGCCGAGTGCGCGGCCGCGGCCTGCCCCCGGGAGCCAGAGATCGTCCGGACCTCCGCCTCCCCGGTCACCCACCCCGATCCGGGGGCCACTGCGGCCCTACGGGAGGCGCACGCGGCCGAGTTCGGACCGGAGCGGGTGACGATGTGGCCGCCCTCGCTCGCGACGGAGGACTTCGCCCTGTTCGGCGACGCGGGCCTGGACGTGCACGGCGAGCGGGGCATCCGGCTCGGCTACTGGATGCTCGGCACGGTCGGCCCGGCCGCATGGTCCCGCGCCCCCGGAACGACGGCGGCCGAGAAGCTGGCCGCCCTGCCGGCCAACCACGCACCGGACTTCGCCCCCGACGCCCGCACCGCCCTGCCGGCCGGCATCCGCGCCCTGACGAGCGCGGCACTGGCCCGGCTCGGTCCACCCTGA
- a CDS encoding putative immunity protein: MTQSTHTVSGDFDLTMDELRVVARYVVRHAEDVLSVFEQAVPGDPRPRAAIDAAWAFVNGANRTKLQRSTSLDAHRAARSAPSEAARLAARSAGDAASAAYLHPIAQAGQVGHILRASASAACIGEMEAGGDPAIGDALLERSRQRATPVLIYVLCRYPPAAGGGSRVARLMRTLDHSLRQAADRPTGHTAASALRRADVRRRECTS; this comes from the coding sequence ATGACACAGAGCACGCACACCGTGTCCGGAGACTTCGATCTGACGATGGACGAGCTGCGCGTCGTGGCGCGTTACGTGGTCCGGCACGCAGAGGACGTCCTGTCGGTCTTCGAGCAGGCTGTTCCCGGTGATCCGCGCCCCCGTGCGGCGATCGACGCGGCCTGGGCGTTCGTCAACGGTGCCAACAGGACGAAATTGCAGCGCTCCACTTCCCTCGACGCTCATCGAGCCGCCCGCTCCGCACCCTCCGAAGCCGCGCGGCTGGCCGCGCGATCCGCCGGTGACGCCGCATCGGCCGCATACCTGCACCCCATCGCCCAGGCCGGCCAGGTCGGCCACATCCTGCGGGCCTCCGCGAGTGCGGCGTGCATCGGGGAGATGGAGGCAGGCGGTGATCCCGCGATCGGGGATGCCCTGCTGGAACGGTCGCGGCAGCGTGCGACACCCGTGCTCATTTATGTGCTCTGCCGCTACCCGCCGGCGGCAGGCGGCGGCAGTCGTGTCGCCCGGCTGATGCGCACTCTGGATCATTCCCTGCGCCAGGCGGCTGACCGGCCGACAGGGCACACCGCAGCGAGCGCCCTCCGGCGCGCCGATGTGCGCAGGAGGGAGTGCACGTCATGA
- a CDS encoding MerR family transcriptional regulator, giving the protein MRPVDLARRHGLSTQAVRNYEEAGILPPAHRSRTGYRDYTATHAAGLAAYLALVPAFGYSTSRRIMHAVTGGRLDEALEYVDAGHALLARDRNTLRTVEAALSHLGASTPDAAAGTRTPYSTGELARHLALNPATLRAWERAGVLTPQRDRRGHRRYLAQDVRDAELAHLLRRGGQPLGAIATVLGELRDAGSLDALARTLEGWRRDLTSRGTAQLYAAGQLSAYLDSLDGSARTGSAPGRGPH; this is encoded by the coding sequence ATGCGGCCCGTGGACCTGGCCCGCCGCCATGGCCTCTCCACGCAGGCGGTCCGCAACTACGAGGAGGCCGGCATCCTCCCGCCGGCCCACCGCAGCCGGACGGGGTACCGGGACTACACCGCCACTCATGCCGCCGGCCTCGCGGCCTACCTGGCGCTGGTCCCTGCCTTCGGCTACTCGACGAGCCGACGCATCATGCATGCCGTCACCGGCGGCCGGCTCGACGAAGCACTGGAGTACGTCGACGCCGGGCACGCCCTCCTGGCTCGCGACCGCAACACGCTCAGAACCGTCGAAGCGGCGCTCTCACACCTCGGAGCCTCCACCCCGGATGCAGCGGCCGGCACCCGGACGCCGTACAGCACCGGTGAACTCGCCCGCCACCTCGCGCTCAACCCGGCCACCCTGCGCGCCTGGGAACGCGCCGGAGTCCTCACCCCACAACGTGACCGGCGCGGGCACCGCCGGTACCTCGCGCAGGACGTGCGCGACGCCGAACTGGCGCACCTGCTGCGCCGGGGAGGCCAGCCCCTGGGCGCCATCGCCACCGTCCTCGGAGAACTCCGCGACGCGGGCAGCCTCGATGCGCTGGCCAGGACCCTGGAAGGGTGGCGGCGCGACCTCACCTCCCGCGGAACGGCCCAGCTGTACGCCGCCGGTCAGCTGTCCGCCTACCTCGACTCCTTGGACGGATCGGCGAGAACCGGCTCAGCCCCGGGGCGCGGACCCCACTGA
- a CDS encoding LysR family transcriptional regulator — protein MRLHLARPPLSRRIREREADPGCRLFDRVPTGARLTPAGEVVLAEARDLLERAERTRERVSAAEAGRVLVPGVVAGAGLEAGPPTLAALRRACPGVRVRLREAPVPEPSAGLREDRVDLALTRLPFDTAGLTVCLLGEEPVAAAFPPRIRWRPGPGCGSRRGHGVTGGRVPRPPGRLRDPQPAPRAGLRGGPGPLDPFLTT, from the coding sequence GTGCGCCTTCACTTGGCCCGGCCGCCGCTCAGCCGGCGGATCCGGGAGCGGGAGGCCGACCCCGGATGTCGGCTCTTCGACCGGGTCCCCACCGGGGCGCGGCTCACCCCGGCCGGCGAGGTGGTGCTCGCGGAGGCGCGGGACCTTCTGGAGCGCGCCGAACGGACCCGCGAGCGGGTCAGCGCCGCGGAGGCCGGACGGGTTCTCGTGCCCGGCGTGGTCGCGGGCGCCGGCTTGGAGGCCGGACCGCCGACTCTGGCCGCGCTGCGGCGCGCGTGCCCCGGAGTACGGGTCCGGCTGCGCGAGGCGCCCGTCCCCGAGCCCTCGGCCGGACTGCGCGAGGACCGGGTGGACCTGGCGCTGACCCGGCTGCCCTTCGACACCGCGGGGCTGACGGTGTGCCTGCTCGGCGAGGAGCCGGTGGCGGCGGCGTTCCCGCCGAGGATCCGCTGGCGGCCCGGGCCGGGGTGCGGGTCGCGGAGGGGTCACGGTGTCACGGGAGGCCGTGTGCCACGGCCGCCTGGACGGCTTCGAGACCCGCAGCCGGCTCCGCGAGCCGGGCTCCGGGGAGGGCCGGGCCCACTGGACCCGTTCCTGACCACCTGA
- a CDS encoding HAMP domain-containing sensor histidine kinase, with protein MRRSLAGVALAVTSMVALSFLIPLAALVMSLVKEQGVTAAEQRAAALAPVLALTTDPAALRESAASLDAAEHLVVHLPDTGPLGSSKAPAELLERAQRGRESISQEIPHGWICLQPVVLPGEQVAVIENFVPEEELTRGVKESWAVMLFLAVGLIGGSVLVADRLGAKVVRSSKRLAQASRALGQGDLDTRVDPMGPKELREAGVAFNAMAHRMTELLAVERELVADLSHRLRTPLTALHLASERMAGTPESARVEAAVGELETELQAIIATARTPLAVGPMGQGMLAAEPLTGDRAAGTGAPGPRCEAADVVRRRTAFWAVLAEQQDRCCSLDLTQEPTAVGLSEDDVAAVVDALIGNIFRHTPSGTPFGVRVARTAHAVELVVEDGGPGIPDPDRALSRGSSTGSTGLGLDIAQRASTATGGAMRITRSPLGGAHITVTFALATPSPTGRGPRLSRRRPTWRATRRPRT; from the coding sequence TTGAGACGCTCACTTGCCGGAGTGGCGCTCGCCGTGACCTCCATGGTCGCCCTCTCCTTCCTCATACCGCTGGCCGCACTGGTGATGTCGCTCGTCAAGGAGCAGGGCGTCACCGCGGCCGAGCAGCGTGCCGCCGCCCTGGCGCCCGTCCTCGCGCTGACCACGGACCCGGCGGCGCTGCGGGAGTCCGCCGCGAGCCTGGACGCCGCCGAGCACCTGGTGGTCCATCTGCCGGACACCGGGCCCCTCGGCAGTTCCAAGGCCCCCGCGGAACTGCTCGAACGGGCACAGCGGGGACGCGAGTCCATCTCGCAGGAGATTCCGCACGGCTGGATATGCCTGCAGCCCGTGGTGCTTCCCGGGGAGCAGGTGGCCGTCATCGAGAACTTCGTGCCCGAGGAGGAACTGACCCGCGGCGTCAAGGAGTCGTGGGCGGTCATGCTCTTCCTCGCCGTGGGACTGATCGGCGGATCCGTGCTGGTCGCCGACCGCCTCGGCGCGAAGGTCGTCAGGTCCTCGAAGCGGCTCGCGCAGGCATCGCGCGCCCTCGGTCAGGGCGACCTGGACACCCGTGTGGACCCGATGGGCCCCAAGGAACTGCGCGAGGCGGGTGTGGCCTTCAACGCGATGGCCCACCGGATGACCGAACTGCTCGCCGTCGAGCGCGAACTCGTCGCCGACCTGTCCCACCGGCTGCGCACCCCGCTGACCGCCCTGCACCTGGCATCGGAGCGGATGGCAGGCACACCGGAATCGGCCAGGGTCGAAGCGGCGGTCGGCGAACTGGAGACGGAACTCCAGGCCATCATCGCCACGGCGCGCACTCCGCTCGCCGTGGGACCCATGGGCCAGGGCATGCTCGCCGCCGAACCCCTCACGGGCGACCGCGCCGCAGGTACAGGAGCTCCCGGACCCCGCTGCGAGGCGGCCGACGTCGTCCGCCGCCGCACCGCCTTCTGGGCGGTCCTGGCGGAGCAGCAGGACCGGTGCTGTTCCCTCGACCTCACCCAGGAACCCACGGCCGTGGGCCTCTCCGAGGACGACGTCGCCGCCGTGGTGGACGCGCTCATCGGCAACATCTTCCGGCACACCCCGTCCGGGACCCCGTTCGGCGTCCGCGTCGCGCGTACGGCCCACGCCGTGGAGCTGGTCGTGGAGGACGGCGGGCCGGGCATCCCGGACCCGGACCGGGCCCTCTCGCGTGGGAGCAGCACCGGTTCCACCGGGCTGGGGCTCGACATCGCGCAACGGGCCTCGACCGCGACGGGCGGCGCGATGCGCATCACGCGCAGCCCGCTGGGCGGCGCCCACATCACCGTGACGTTCGCGCTGGCCACGCCGTCGCCCACGGGGCGGGGGCCGCGTCTCTCCCGCCGCCGTCCGACCTGGCGGGCCACCCGCCGGCCGCGGACCTGA
- a CDS encoding response regulator transcription factor — MPSVLVVEDDPSIRQSLIEVLAEHGYAVRSAGDGFGALREVTQAPVDAVVLDLGLPDLDGGDALRMIRGISSVPVLVATARDDETEIIKLLNAGADDYLVKPFSGGQLVARLSAVLRRTSHVPPAGAPAGAPVAPAAEPLRPTTVGELAVDPGARTAYLAGRELRLTRREFDLLAFLAHHTGQVVSKRRLLTEVWREPYVDDQTVDVHLSSLRRKLGERAAAPRYLLTVRGVGIKLVAPR; from the coding sequence ATGCCGAGCGTCCTGGTCGTCGAAGACGACCCCAGCATCCGCCAGTCACTGATCGAGGTCCTGGCGGAGCACGGGTATGCCGTGCGCAGCGCGGGCGACGGGTTCGGCGCCCTGCGCGAGGTGACCCAGGCGCCCGTCGACGCGGTCGTCCTCGACCTGGGACTGCCCGATCTGGACGGAGGAGACGCACTGCGCATGATCCGCGGCATATCCTCCGTTCCCGTACTGGTGGCCACAGCCCGCGACGACGAGACCGAAATCATCAAGCTCCTCAACGCGGGAGCCGACGACTACCTGGTCAAGCCCTTCTCCGGGGGGCAGCTCGTCGCGCGCCTGTCCGCAGTCCTGCGGCGCACGAGCCACGTCCCGCCGGCCGGTGCCCCGGCGGGCGCACCGGTGGCACCGGCCGCCGAACCGCTGCGCCCCACCACCGTGGGCGAACTGGCCGTGGACCCGGGCGCGCGCACGGCGTACCTGGCCGGCCGGGAGCTCCGCCTCACCCGCCGGGAGTTCGACCTGCTGGCGTTCCTCGCCCACCACACCGGCCAGGTGGTCTCCAAGCGACGTCTGCTGACCGAGGTCTGGCGGGAGCCGTACGTGGACGACCAGACCGTCGACGTGCACCTGTCGTCCCTGCGCCGCAAGCTGGGCGAACGCGCGGCGGCCCCGCGGTACCTGCTGACCGTCCGCGGCGTCGGCATCAAACTGGTGGCGCCGCGTTGA